A region of Thermovibrio ammonificans HB-1 DNA encodes the following proteins:
- a CDS encoding ABC transporter permease, whose amino-acid sequence MLAKLRAFISGLYLKSPAAVYSLVFLALLYFVALFADFIAPYPYDVQFRHHPYQPPTPIHFIDREGHFHLRPFVYKHRLVDPVNKTYTTDYSKRYPIYFFVKGEPHYLFGLFKTDYHLFGVKGDAHIFLLGTDRLGRDIFSRLLYGTRISLTVGLIGVLISFTLGVLIGAVSGYFGGVVDTVTMRFVELLMAFPAFYLMLALRSMFPIDIPSYLVFIIIVAILSLIGWAGLARVIRGMVLSIRESDFVKAARVLGASHLYVILRHVIPNTLSYVIIAATLSIPGYILGEAALSLIGLGIQEPIPSWGNMLSEASNVHVLSAYPWVLAPGFAISAVVIAFNLLGDGLRDFLDVKLER is encoded by the coding sequence TTGCTCGCTAAGCTCAGAGCTTTCATTTCTGGCCTTTACCTTAAGAGTCCGGCTGCCGTGTACTCCCTGGTTTTCCTCGCTCTCCTCTACTTTGTTGCCCTCTTTGCCGACTTTATAGCCCCGTACCCTTACGACGTTCAGTTCAGGCACCACCCCTACCAGCCTCCCACTCCCATTCACTTCATAGACAGAGAAGGGCACTTCCACCTTAGGCCCTTTGTCTATAAGCACAGGCTCGTAGACCCGGTTAACAAAACCTACACCACCGACTACTCAAAGCGCTACCCCATTTACTTCTTCGTTAAGGGAGAGCCCCACTACCTGTTCGGTCTTTTCAAAACCGACTACCACCTGTTCGGCGTTAAGGGCGATGCCCACATATTCCTCCTGGGGACCGACCGTTTGGGCAGGGACATCTTCTCGAGGCTGCTCTACGGAACGAGAATCTCCCTTACGGTGGGCCTCATAGGCGTTTTAATATCCTTCACCCTCGGGGTTCTTATAGGTGCCGTTTCCGGTTACTTCGGCGGCGTTGTAGATACGGTTACGATGCGGTTTGTGGAGCTTCTCATGGCCTTCCCCGCCTTCTACTTAATGCTTGCCCTCCGCTCCATGTTCCCCATAGATATCCCCAGCTACCTCGTTTTCATAATCATAGTGGCCATTCTCTCCCTTATAGGCTGGGCCGGCCTTGCAAGGGTTATAAGGGGAATGGTCCTTTCGATAAGGGAGAGCGACTTCGTGAAGGCCGCAAGGGTTCTGGGCGCTTCCCACCTGTACGTAATATTAAGGCACGTTATACCGAATACCCTCTCCTACGTTATAATTGCAGCCACTTTGAGTATTCCCGGCTACATACTGGGAGAAGCAGCTTTGAGCCTTATAGGACTGGGAATCCAGGAGCCGATTCCCTCCTGGGGAAATATGCTATCTGAGGCGAGTAACGTTCACGTTCTCTCTGCCTACCCGTGGGTGCTGGCGCCGGGCTTTGCAATCTCCGCAGTTGTAATAGCCTTTAACCTGTTGGGAGACGGCTTAAGGGACTTCTTAGACGTTAAGCTGGAGAGGTGA
- a CDS encoding ABC transporter permease has translation MLRYLLKRLLQMVPLVIGMTFISFVVIKLAPGDFLTRLELNPSYSKETIQELRRLYGLDQNIFVQYLHWLKNALVFNLGYSFAYHKPVLSLIEERLLNTLELTVTSFVLSWLLAVPLGIVAAVYRGKLLDRAITLFSLFGISVPNFFLAFLLMFFAAKTGLFPIGGVVSQNYSQLPWYGKILDRLWHMAIPLTVLVVGSIAGLLRLVRSTVLEELGKDYVKVAIAKGLPYRRVVLKHAFRNALNPFLTLIGFDIAGLLSGAALVEIITAWPGMGRLMFEAVMAQDLFVVMGSLYIGGIMLVIGNLIADLLLALNDPRIREREVEGRVAR, from the coding sequence ATGCTCCGCTACCTTCTGAAGCGCCTCCTTCAGATGGTTCCCCTCGTTATAGGGATGACCTTTATCTCGTTCGTTGTGATAAAGCTCGCCCCCGGAGACTTCCTTACGAGGCTGGAGCTTAACCCCTCCTACTCTAAGGAGACCATTCAGGAGCTTCGCCGCCTCTACGGCCTCGACCAGAACATCTTCGTTCAGTACCTCCACTGGCTAAAGAACGCCCTTGTTTTCAACCTCGGCTACTCCTTCGCCTACCACAAGCCGGTCCTCTCCCTCATAGAGGAGAGACTCCTTAATACCTTGGAGCTTACCGTTACCTCCTTCGTTCTCTCCTGGCTCCTTGCGGTTCCCCTCGGGATAGTTGCGGCCGTTTACAGGGGGAAGCTCCTCGACAGGGCCATAACCCTCTTTTCGCTCTTTGGAATCTCCGTTCCGAACTTCTTCCTCGCCTTTCTGCTTATGTTCTTTGCCGCTAAAACAGGCCTCTTTCCCATAGGAGGGGTTGTCTCCCAGAACTACAGTCAGCTCCCCTGGTACGGTAAAATTCTCGATAGGCTCTGGCATATGGCAATCCCCCTAACTGTTCTCGTTGTAGGGAGCATCGCCGGCCTCCTGAGGCTCGTGAGGAGTACCGTTTTAGAGGAGCTCGGGAAAGACTACGTGAAGGTGGCGATTGCCAAGGGCCTTCCCTACAGGAGGGTAGTTCTGAAGCACGCCTTCAGAAACGCCCTCAACCCGTTTCTTACCCTTATAGGTTTTGATATTGCCGGCCTGCTTTCGGGTGCTGCCCTTGTGGAAATCATAACCGCCTGGCCCGGTATGGGGCGGCTCATGTTCGAGGCCGTAATGGCTCAGGACCTCTTCGTTGTTATGGGTTCCCTCTATATCGGGGGTATAATGCTGGTTATCGGCAACCTTATAGCCGACCTCCTCCTTGCCCTGAACGACCCGAGAATCAGGGAGCGTGAGGTGGAGGGAAGAGTTGCTCGCTAA